Below is a genomic region from Ferribacterium limneticum.
GCCATCCGATTGACCGCGCGCTGCTGGCACTGGCCCTGGCCATGCCGGAAGAAGCGCCCGACGAGCTGGCCGACCGCCCGGTCGGCTGGCGCGAAGTCAATCTGCTCGCCCTGCGCAACGCCACCTTCGGCAGCGCGCTGGACGGCTACGCGCCCTGTCCGTCCTGCGGCGCCCTGATGGAGTTCGGCCTCGATGGCGCCGACCTGCTCGACAGCCTTCCGGCGCCCGACGCCAACACCCGCATCGCGCTCGACGGCCGGCAATGGCGGCTGCCGAGCAGTCGCGATCAGGCCGCGATCCTCGCCGCGCCGGACCCGGAAACGGCCGTCGACTGGTTGCTCGACCGTTGCCGGATGGACGGAAGCGATTCGGGCATAGTTTCCACGGTCAACCGGAAAAATAGCAAAAAAATGAAATGCACCCCGGCGCTCATCGACGAGCTCGAATCGCAAATGGAAGCCCTCGACCCGGCCGCCGACATCCGGCTCGCCATGCGCTGCACCGATTGCGGCCACGCCTGGGATGCCGTTCTCGACGTTGGCGCCTGTTTCTGGGATGAGCTCGGCAGCCGCGCCCACCAGTTGCTCGAAGCCGTCCATCGGCTGGCCAGCGCCTACGGCTGGCGCGAGGCCGAGATTCTCGCGCTCAGCCCGGCGCGCCGGGCGGCTTATCTGAACATGATCGGCTGAGGCGACGATGCGCGGCTTCCTCCACCAACTCGCCACCCGCAGCCTGGGCCTCGCCCCGCAAATCAAGTCGCGGGCGGCACTGCCCTATGCCACGCCAGCGGCCGACTTTTCCACGGCGGAAACGGCCGGCAACGAAACCCCACCGGCCATCGAACACCCGGGATTCGAGCCGCAGCCCGATGTCCGGCGCAATGAACAGGCGATGGACAGCCCCCTGCCGGCACCCATCGTCGCCGAGAATCCTGCGCCGGACACGCCCATCGAAAGGCCAAGCTCGCCGCCTGGCACCAGCCAGCCGCCGCGCCTTTCCGCCCGGCCGTCGCCCGACATGACGCCGCCCGAAACAACGCCCATCACGCAGACTCCGCCACCGGCCATCATCGCCAGCCCGGTCGTTACCGAACAAAAACCCGCCTCGCGCCACCTCGCCCCGGCGCCAGAAACCCGTGGCCCGGCCGAAAACCCAAGGCCGACGCTCGCCGAACTCGAATCCCTGGTCACCCGACTCCTGATCGGCGATAAACCAGGCCATTCCGAAAAATCGCCCGAATCGGCCACCCCGCCCGCCGTCGTCACGCCGCGTCGGGCCGGCCAGCGCCCAGCCGAAATCACCACGATCCGCCCGCCACCCGGCGCGCAACGCCAACGTCCAAACCCGGAACCCGACAGCGCACCCGAAGTGCACATCACCATCGGCCGCCTCGAAGTCAATCCGCCCAGCCGCCCGGCGCCTGCTGCCCAGCCGCCACGCCCACGCGGCCCGGCGCCGCTATCGCTTTCCGACTACCTGGCCCGCCGCCACGGAGGCCGCTCATGAGCAACGCCCTGGCTATCGCCGGCGTCACGGCCGTCATCAAGGACCTGCTCGATTCCGGGATGATCGACCAGGCGATCAGCGACACGCTGGGTGCCGGCGTCCTCGTCACCAGCATGGCCCCGGACACGGTCTCGCTCGACAACGCCGATTCGCCCCAGCTCAATCTGTTTCTGCATCAGGTCACGCCCAATGTTGCCTGGCGCAATGCCGCCCTGCCGTCGCGCGACGCCGCCGGAAACCGCATCACCAACCCGCCCCTCGCCCTCGATCTGCATTACCTGCTGACCGCCTACGGCCGAGCCGAATTGCAGGCCGAAGTGCTGCTCGGCTACGCCCTGCAACTGCTCCACGAAACCCCCGTGCTGCCGCGCGAAGCCATTCGCCGGGCGCTCGTCCCGACCGTACTCGACGGCGCCATCCTGCCGACGGTATTCCAAAGCCTGAGCGGCGCCGACCTGGCAGAACAGATCGAGTTGCTCAAGATTACCCCGGCCGCACTCGGCAGCGAAGAAATGTCCCGCCTGTGGTCGGCCATCCAGGCGCGCTATCGGCCGACCGCCGCCTTTCAGGTCTCGGTCGTCCTGATCGAATCGCGCAAGTCCGCGCGCAGCCCGCTGCCCGTGCTCAGCCGTGGCGAAACCGACCCGGTCTCGCAGCGCGACCGCGGCGTCCTCGCCTTCAGCGGCCTCACCCCACCACTGCCGACGCTCGAAGCCGTCGTCCCGGCTGGCCGCCAGCCGGTCGCCGTCCCCGGCGGCGAAGTCACGCTCGAAGGGCACCATCT
It encodes:
- a CDS encoding DUF4255 domain-containing protein — protein: MSNALAIAGVTAVIKDLLDSGMIDQAISDTLGAGVLVTSMAPDTVSLDNADSPQLNLFLHQVTPNVAWRNAALPSRDAAGNRITNPPLALDLHYLLTAYGRAELQAEVLLGYALQLLHETPVLPREAIRRALVPTVLDGAILPTVFQSLSGADLAEQIELLKITPAALGSEEMSRLWSAIQARYRPTAAFQVSVVLIESRKSARSPLPVLSRGETDPVSQRDRGVLAFSGLTPPLPTLEAVVPAGRQPVAVPGGEVTLEGHHLDGVDRQITFSLAAFQISRSVPVTSGGPDKLSFTVPNDLPVGLYRIDLSVQRLDDSHARRTNQLPLALAPLPVLPPFSASRNANTVTLVLDIAPPIRPGQAAALILGEREIAAETITATASRLTFIIADAPPAGSTHLARLRIDGFDSPIIDRTATPVAYLDRRITLP